A stretch of the Theileria equi strain WA chromosome 1, complete sequence genome encodes the following:
- a CDS encoding hypothetical protein (encoded by transcript BEWA_020120A) translates to MSGEVESDIAAEARFKSESLLDSPATQFQVSTLEALIDFLNIQLSDANVYSLNNNVGILKIYSLYPRVTDEDMYHG, encoded by the coding sequence ATGAGTGGTGAAGTAGAATCTGATATCGCAGCTGAGGCCAGATTTAAGTCGGAATCACTCCTAGACTCACCTGCTACTCAGTTCCAGGTTTCTACACTAGAGGCTCTCATAGACTTCCTTAACATTCAACTATCTGATGCAAATGTTTACAGTCTAAACAACAACGTAGGAATACTCAAGATATACTCACTCTACCCGAGGGTTACTGATGAGGACATGTACCATGGATAA